From SAR202 cluster bacterium, one genomic window encodes:
- a CDS encoding ribose-phosphate pyrophosphokinase has product MPLFEDLKVFTGNSHPALARDICAYLGIALSPADVFKFGNDETFVQIKENVREKDVFIVQPISKPVNDHLMELWIMIDAARRASAGRITVVIPYYAYGQTDKKDQPRVAITARLVADFLTVAGANRILTMNLHTGQIQGFFNIPLDELDAIPLLAQQIREKGLKDLVVVATDVGAAKRARKMADYLPDSSIAIVEKMRLGNSEKVAAANVIGKVEGRTALIVDDVINSGGSVIAAAEILKQHGAGDIYCTVVHPVLAGKSSDKLSASHIKEFIVTDSLPVGQEKRFDKLQVVSVASLLGEAIHRIHSGLSVGAMFDGKGTTRRG; this is encoded by the coding sequence ATGCCCCTATTCGAGGACCTTAAGGTATTTACCGGCAACTCTCACCCCGCCCTTGCCAGGGACATCTGCGCCTACCTGGGAATAGCCTTGAGCCCGGCGGACGTGTTCAAGTTCGGCAATGATGAGACATTCGTGCAGATCAAGGAGAACGTGCGGGAGAAGGATGTCTTCATTGTCCAGCCGATCTCCAAGCCGGTGAACGACCATCTTATGGAGCTCTGGATCATGATCGACGCCGCCAGGCGAGCGTCGGCGGGCAGGATAACGGTTGTCATCCCGTACTACGCGTACGGTCAGACGGACAAAAAGGACCAGCCCAGGGTGGCAATTACAGCGCGGCTGGTGGCGGACTTCCTCACGGTAGCCGGCGCGAACCGCATCCTCACGATGAACCTGCACACCGGGCAAATCCAGGGGTTCTTCAACATCCCCTTGGACGAGTTGGACGCAATTCCACTGCTGGCCCAGCAGATACGCGAGAAGGGGCTCAAGGACCTCGTCGTCGTCGCGACGGACGTGGGGGCGGCCAAGCGTGCGAGAAAAATGGCAGACTACCTGCCGGACTCCTCAATCGCCATCGTTGAGAAGATGCGGCTCGGGAACTCCGAGAAGGTGGCCGCCGCCAATGTGATCGGCAAAGTTGAAGGCAGGACCGCGTTGATTGTGGACGATGTGATCAACAGCGGCGGGTCGGTAATCGCGGCGGCCGAGATACTGAAGCAGCACGGAGCCGGCGACATCTACTGCACGGTTGTGCATCCGGTGCTGGCAGGAAAGTCGTCGGACAAGCTTTCTGCGAGCCACATCAAAGAGTTCATCGTGACGGACAGCCTGCCCGTTGGGCAGGAGAAGCGGTTTGACAAGCTGCAGGTGGTCTCGGTGGCTTCGCTCCTTGGCGAAGCGATACACCGCATCCACAGCGGCCTTTCCGTCGGTGCCATGTTTGACGGGAAGGGAACGACGCGCCGCGGGTAG